Proteins found in one Ischnura elegans chromosome 11, ioIscEleg1.1, whole genome shotgun sequence genomic segment:
- the LOC124168013 gene encoding piggyBac transposable element-derived protein 4-like, translated as MASASTGSCVTDKDLLRLLDESDSDKRSISSQSDLSVVSDRDYAQDEVIPDVFEDEANESASLPTSFSWNRVGNTYRPSKIPFVGQSGPQKLVDNILDSFLQIFDSEVIDLMCSETNRYAQQFIAKSKPTPHSRINNWRDVTREEMYIMLGIFILMGIIQKPSVKSYFTKDPFLETPIFSQMMSLDRFQLISKFLHFVNNDAEGEFTGPKKIFKVYPIVSHLRSKFQTLYVPDENICIDESLTLWKGRLGFKQYIPLKAAKFGIKTFELCESKSGYLWNFFVYTGSGSDIICSTNVDDNLKSSKIVVHLMEPLFSKGYNLWMDNFYNSPYLASLLQKNGVNVAGTLRLSRKNVPLSVKAKTLKKGEVIAYESNGIMVMKWRDKRDVAMISSFHDDGMIERHIRGVNVSKPKCVHEYNLAMGGVDLKDQKLQPYLVERKRGLKWYIKFFKRLLNVSVHNAFVLFRARNTDADHLFFRISLVKALFSANRPQLGTPTLGRPSINPPPRRLVERHFIERIPATGKKAKPQRRCVVCTKHGKRKESIYWCSDCGVGLCFEGCFKTFHTVSDF; from the coding sequence ATGGCGAGTGCTTCAACAGGATCTTGCGTTACAGATAAGGACCTTTTGCGTCTTTTGGACGAAAGTGACAGTGATAAGAGATCTATTTCATCCCAGAGTGATTTGAGTGTTGTTAGTGATCGGGATTACGCTCAGGATGAAGTTATTCCAGATGTTTTTGAAGACGAAGCCAACGAAAGTGCATCTTTACCGACGTCATTTTCCTGGAATAGAGTCGGCAACACTTACCGGCCATCAAAAATTCCTTTTGTTGGACAATCAGGACCGCAAAAACTGGTAGACAATATTTTGGACAGTTTTCTGCAAATATTTGATAGCGAAGTGATTGATTTGATGTGCAGTGAAACAAATAGGTACGCGCAACAATTTATTGCGAAATCTAAGCCAACCCCACATTCCCGAATAAACAATTGGCGAGATGTCACGCGGGAGGAAATGTACATCATGTTGGGAATATTTATACTTATGGGAATTATACAGAAGCCATCGGTAAAATCCTATTTTACGAAAGATCCATTCTTGGAAACtccaatattttcacaaatgatGTCACTAGATCGTTTTCagctaatttcaaaatttttgcacTTTGTAAATAACGACGCGGAGGGAGAATTTACTGGACCAAAAAAGATCTTCAAGGTGTACCCAATAGTTTCCCATCTTAGATCAAAATTCCAAACCTTGTATGTTCccgatgaaaatatttgtattgacgAATCCCTGACGCTTTGGAAGGGTCGCTTAGGCTTCAAGCAATACATACCTTTGAAGGCGGCAAAGTTTGGAATCAAAACGTTTGAACTTTGCGAATCAAAAAGTGGATATCTATGGAATTTTTTTGTATATACTGGTTCTGGGTCAGATATTATATGCAGTACAAATGTTGATGACAATTTGAAAAGCTCGAAGATAGTTGTCCATCTCATGGAGCCATTATTTTCCAAAGGGTACAATCTATGGatggataatttttataattccccGTATTTAGCTTCCCTGTTACAGAAGAATGGTGTGAATGTTGCTGGTACTCTGAGATTGTCGAGGAAGAATGTTCCTTTGAGTGTGAAAGCCAAGACTTTGAAAAAAGGCGAGGTCATTGCTTACGAGAGCAATGGTATTATGGTTATGAAGTGGAGAGATAAAAGAGATGTGGCAATGATTTCATCATTTCACGATGATGGAATGATCGAAAGACATATTAGAGGTGTGAATGTGAGCAAACCTAAATGTGTGCATGAGTACAATTTGGCTATGGGTGGAGTGGATCTCAAGGATCAAAAGTTGCAGCCTTATTTGGTGGAAAGAAAACGAGGGCTGAAATGGTACATAAAATTTTTCAAGAGACTTCTCAATGTGTCCGTACACAACGCCTTCGTCCTTTTTCGGGCAAGAAATACCGATGCAGACCACCTTTTCTTCCGCATTAGTCTAGTCAAGGCACTTTTCAGTGCAAACAGACCGCAGCTGGGGACCCCAACCCTCGGGAGACCGTCAATAAACCCCCCACCTCGACGCCTGGTTGAGCGACATTTCATTGAAAGGATACCTGCTACCGGGAAAAAAGCAAAGCCCCAAAGAAGATGTGTTGTTTGCACTAAACATGGAAAACGAAAGGAAAGCATTTACTGGTGCAGTGACTGCGGAGTTGGGCTTTGCTTTGAAGGATGCTTCAAGACTTTTCACACCGTGTCGGACTTTTGA